The DNA window CGATAGCGCCGACTAGCGATAAACCCCTGACGATCGCGGGCTGTTTCTATCTCGCTTTGCATGATGTGAACGGTCGCCTCGGGAAAATCTTCTAGGCCACCGGCATGGTCAAAATCGAGGTGGGTCAAGACAATGTGGCGGACATCGCTGGGGGAAAATCCGAGGCGCTGAATTTGCTCAATAGCGGTGTATTTGCGATCGAACTGAATGTTGTTGAAATGGATGAAAAAGGGGCTGAGTCGCGAGTAGGGAGCCTCGACATCTTGCAGCCCAAAGCCAGTGTCAATGAGCACCAGTTCGCGATTGGTTTCTATCAGTAGACAGTGGCAGACGAGATGGGCGTTGAGGCCACGACTGAAGCCATCAAAGAGAGAGCCGCCAAGGGGACACATGCAGCCACAGTTGAGGTGATGAATGCGCATAAGCTTTTCCTCTGGTTAGTTAAGGAGTTGGGTTTAGGGTGTTCTAGCTAAATACCTATCGAAGATTTTTATGGCCACAGGCCCAACGGGCCGAGTGACCTCAAAAGGACATTTATTTGGATGGGATAATTTCAGGCGGCGTCATGCCGTGGGCATCGATGAACTGGACAAGGCGCTGTCGAAGGGTTTCTAGGCCCAGGCGCTCGGTGGCAGAGATGAAGAGGGCGTTGGGGTAGGTTTGTTGGGCCAGGGTCAGGGTTTCGCTGTCGGTGCGATCGACTTTGTTGAAGACGAGCAGCACATCGCCGGGGGATGAGGGCAATTCGTCGAGCACTTCTTGGACGGATTGAATGTGGCGTTCCCAAGCGGGGTGAGACAAATCGACGACGTGCAGGAGGGCGTCGGCTTCGGTGACTTCTTCTAATGTGGCGCGGAAGGCATCCATCAGTGCGGGGGGCAGGTGGTGGATGAAGCCCACGGTGTCGGTAAGGAGCAGATCGCGGCGATCGCCCGTGTCGGGATCCATAACAGTCAGACGGCGGGTAGTGGGGTCGAGGGTGGCAAAGAGCTGGTCGGCGGTGTAGATGTCGGCTTGGGTGAGGGTGTTGAGCAGGGTAGATTTGCCGGCGTTGGTGTAGCCGACGAGGGCGATCGCAGGCATATCCTGATTTTCTCGCTGGTGGCGCAGGCGGGCACGGTGGGCTTGCAGCTGGTCAACTTCTTGCTGGAGCTGGTTGATGCGCCGTTGAATGGTGCGCCGTTCGGTTTCCAATTTTGTTTCCCCGGGGCCACGAGTGCCGATACCCGCCCCTAGGCGCGACATAGCCTGTCCGCGCCCCCGCAGCCGGGGCAGCATGTATTCCAACTGGGCCAGTTCTACCTGGAGCTTGCCCGCCTGCGATCGCGCCCGCTGAGCGAAGATGTCTAAAATCACCTCGGTGCGATCGACGACGAGCAACCCAATCTGTTCTTCCAGGTTGCGCGCCTGGGTGGCCGAGATATCTCGATTAAAGACCACCAAATTGGCTCTAGAACGCTGGGCTTCTAAGGTCACCTCTTCCACTTTGCCCTGGCCAATCACCGTTTGCGAGTCGGGGCGCGATCGCTTTTGCTGCACCATGCCGACCACTTCTCCCTGGGCGCTTTCCACCAAACGCACAAGTTCGCCAATGCTGTCTTCAAACTGTTGCTCGGTCATGCCCTCGGCCATCACACCCACCAGCAAAACGCGATCGCGATCGGCTTGCCCGGTTGGCGCGTCGGATAGATCAAATCCCGCAGCCTGGATATCGCGTTCCCATTCGTGAATGCGCTCGTCAAAGTCTTCTTCGAACAGGGTGTTGGGGGCGATCGCTTCTACGGTCCACGGCTGTTCTGGGTCGGGAACGATGTGGGCTAGGTGCATCTGTTGGATGGAAGCATCGGCTTTGTCTTTGCGGTGTTTGTTGCCTTTGGGGTCGGCCACGATTAGCACCACCAGGGCATCTAGCCGTTGGCGTATCAGAGCGATGAAAGCGCTGGGGTCGGGAGGCTGAAACTGGACCGTTATGCAGCGGATGCCGCTGAGGCGATCGCCGCTGCGACGAGGCAGATCGGTTTCAGCAAGCTGTGTCTGCAGGGGAGTGCCGACTCCCACCCGAATGATTTGTCCGCGACGGTTGACGTAGCCGCTGATGGGATGGTGAATGGTCTGACTGAGGGTGGCGAGTTGCTCAGCAATCTCGGGGGTGAGCAAGCGATCGCCCGGCAATCGCTGATCGTAAAGCTTCTCTAACTGTTTAATATGGCTAGATTTAATCCCTTGAAGATTGCCGTGAACAGTTGCCATGGTGGTCCTCGCGGTCGGTGATTAAAGGGTTGATGTAGTTAGAACCAATCGGTCAGGAAGGTGTCGTCTTCGAGGGGCAAGGGTTGCTCATCAGATGGTGCGATTTCGGTTTTGGCTGAAGCCAGGAAGCTCCCCTGTTTGATTTGCTCTTCCAAGGACGTGAGGAACAGGTCAGCTGCTTCGATAGCCTCTTCAATGGCTCCTTCGATCAACTGATCTCTGGTTTCCAGGCGATTTTGGGATGGTTTGTTGCTCATGGGCTTTAACTAACGAGAAGACGGCCGTTGTGTCCGGCGTGATTGTAGCGTTCGAGGGTTGAGTGGGCGATCGCGTTTCCTTGGCCTTTGGCGACTAGGGCAACGCAAGCACCGCCAAATCCGGCACCGGTGAGGCGGGCACCAAAGACATCGGGGGTAGTTTGAAGAATGTCTACCAGGGCATCGAGGGCGGGGACGGAAACTTCGTAGTCGTCTCGCAGGCTGGTATGGGAGGCGTTCATCAGTTCTCCAAAGGCTTCGGGGGTGATGCTCTCTAGGGCCTTCAAAACTCGATTGTTTTCGGTGATCACATGCCGAGCCCGCTGGCGGAGCGGCTCAGGTAACTGCTCGGCCTGCTGGGGATCGGTGATGTCGCGCAGGGCTTTGACGCCCAGTTGCTCGGCGGCGGCTTCGCACTCGGTGCGGCGCTGGTTATAGCC is part of the Leptolyngbya subtilissima AS-A7 genome and encodes:
- the hflX gene encoding GTPase HflX; translation: MATVHGNLQGIKSSHIKQLEKLYDQRLPGDRLLTPEIAEQLATLSQTIHHPISGYVNRRGQIIRVGVGTPLQTQLAETDLPRRSGDRLSGIRCITVQFQPPDPSAFIALIRQRLDALVVLIVADPKGNKHRKDKADASIQQMHLAHIVPDPEQPWTVEAIAPNTLFEEDFDERIHEWERDIQAAGFDLSDAPTGQADRDRVLLVGVMAEGMTEQQFEDSIGELVRLVESAQGEVVGMVQQKRSRPDSQTVIGQGKVEEVTLEAQRSRANLVVFNRDISATQARNLEEQIGLLVVDRTEVILDIFAQRARSQAGKLQVELAQLEYMLPRLRGRGQAMSRLGAGIGTRGPGETKLETERRTIQRRINQLQQEVDQLQAHRARLRHQRENQDMPAIALVGYTNAGKSTLLNTLTQADIYTADQLFATLDPTTRRLTVMDPDTGDRRDLLLTDTVGFIHHLPPALMDAFRATLEEVTEADALLHVVDLSHPAWERHIQSVQEVLDELPSSPGDVLLVFNKVDRTDSETLTLAQQTYPNALFISATERLGLETLRQRLVQFIDAHGMTPPEIIPSK